A region of the Syntrophorhabdaceae bacterium genome:
TGGGGCTGCATGGGATGTACTTTCTGTTTTCCGTAGCCGTTGAATTTATTCACTTCTTTCCTCCTGAGCCGATAAGACCCTCGAATTTTGACTTCTTGCCCCTGCCAGGATCAATGGCAAGACGAATCTTGGCTATTTCAGTGCCGCCGAATTCTGTCGCATACCGGATCATGTCTGCGCGGGCCGCCTTTGCCACGAGTTTTAATTGGTTCGGGATAATATTCCCGTTGCTGGTTTTCTGGATGATGGTTGCCAGCGCCCCTTTGTCCTTTCGGATCTTGTTCAATTCCTCTGTTGCGGTGCGCCAATCGGCATAGGCATCGCAATAGGCAATGACAGCCGGAACCGTGAGATCGGATATTAAGCCGAGGGCGAGGAGCACGGGCGTCACCCTGTTCCATTCCTCAAGGGCGTAATCGTTAAGGACGGCGGGCGGGGCCGGAATATTGCTGTCGGGCTCAGGTTCGCCCTTCGGAAGTTTCTGCTTGCCGGGATTTCCACTA
Encoded here:
- a CDS encoding P27 family phage terminase small subunit produces the protein MKGRKPLPTKLKLLSGNPGKQKLPKGEPEPDSNIPAPPAVLNDYALEEWNRVTPVLLALGLISDLTVPAVIAYCDAYADWRTATEELNKIRKDKGALATIIQKTSNGNIIPNQLKLVAKAARADMIRYATEFGGTEIAKIRLAIDPGRGKKSKFEGLIGSGGKK